Proteins encoded in a region of the Streptomyces sp. NBC_01298 genome:
- a CDS encoding HNH endonuclease family protein translates to MTAVLLLGGCHHEDAETARASAAALLAQVPLASAGFPPAAPVAKAELGGLTVEWGKNWETYKRENFGKYWSDETDAIGGRNGCDTRDDVLRRDLRELREGDRNPCVVLSGVLKDPYTGKELPYTYRRASQIQTDHVVALGAAWRGGAYAWTPQRRLEYANDLDVLLAVDKQTNYDKSSKTADKWKPPQRGYWCEYARRYTGIKAKYGLSVTPPEKQALQEMLGTCP, encoded by the coding sequence GTGACGGCAGTACTGCTGCTCGGCGGGTGCCACCACGAGGATGCCGAGACGGCTCGTGCCAGCGCCGCGGCACTGCTCGCCCAGGTCCCCCTCGCGAGCGCCGGGTTCCCGCCGGCCGCCCCCGTCGCCAAGGCCGAGCTGGGCGGGCTCACGGTCGAGTGGGGCAAGAACTGGGAGACGTACAAGCGCGAGAACTTCGGCAAGTACTGGTCCGACGAGACCGACGCCATCGGCGGTCGCAACGGGTGCGACACCCGCGACGACGTCCTGCGCAGGGACCTCCGGGAGCTCCGCGAGGGCGACAGGAACCCCTGCGTCGTCCTCTCCGGAGTGCTGAAGGACCCGTACACGGGGAAGGAGCTCCCCTATACCTACCGCCGCGCCTCGCAGATCCAGACCGACCACGTCGTCGCACTCGGCGCCGCCTGGCGCGGGGGCGCGTACGCCTGGACCCCGCAGCGGCGCCTGGAGTACGCCAACGACCTGGACGTGCTGCTCGCCGTGGACAAGCAGACGAACTACGACAAGAGCAGCAAGACCGCGGACAAGTGGAAGCCGCCCCAGCGGGGCTACTGGTGCGAGTACGCGCGGCGGTACACCGGGATCAAGGCGAAGTACGGGCTCTCCGTGACCCCGCCGGAGAAGCAGGCGCTGCAGGAGATGCTCGGCACCTGCCCGTAG
- a CDS encoding DUF2470 domain-containing protein: MPAARTVTPDGDVILLVSGESAAARAAAHAQDDDLTAVIEITDVAPVSVPHRIRGRAWLAGWLTPVRGADERAACAALLAERHPVGELLGLTESLDAPSAGRPAWMLLRLEVGEISVDDLWGAQHVDPDLLAAAEPDPMVAHETELLQHLASSHGDRMGDLCGLLGARDTADLTAIPLALDRLGLRVRFIRGATAFDARFDFPEPVTDVCGLRRAMSTLFAG; encoded by the coding sequence ATGCCGGCCGCACGGACCGTCACCCCGGACGGGGACGTGATTCTCCTGGTATCAGGGGAATCCGCGGCTGCCAGGGCAGCCGCTCACGCCCAGGACGACGACCTCACCGCCGTGATCGAGATCACGGATGTGGCGCCGGTGTCCGTGCCCCATCGTATCCGAGGCCGCGCCTGGCTCGCCGGGTGGCTCACCCCGGTGCGCGGGGCCGACGAACGGGCGGCCTGCGCGGCGCTCCTCGCCGAGCGGCACCCGGTCGGCGAGCTCCTCGGACTGACCGAGTCGCTCGACGCCCCGTCCGCCGGCCGGCCCGCGTGGATGCTGCTGCGCCTGGAGGTCGGCGAGATCTCGGTGGACGACCTGTGGGGCGCCCAGCACGTGGACCCGGACCTGCTGGCGGCGGCCGAGCCCGACCCGATGGTGGCCCACGAGACGGAGCTCCTCCAGCACCTGGCCTCCTCGCACGGCGACCGGATGGGTGATCTGTGCGGCCTGCTGGGCGCCCGGGACACGGCGGACCTGACGGCGATCCCCCTCGCGCTGGACCGGCTGGGCCTGCGGGTGCGCTTCATCCGCGGCGCCACCGCCTTCGACGCCCGCTTCGACTTCCCGGAGCCGGTGACCGACGTCTGCGGCCTGCGCCGCGCGATGAGCACGCTCTTCGCCGGCTGA
- the rpsD gene encoding 30S ribosomal protein S4 yields MNQKRPKVKKSRALGIALTPKAVKYFEARPYPPGEHGRGRKQNSDYKVRLLEKQRLRAQYDISERQMARAYDRAKKAEGKTGEALVVELERRLDALVLRSGIARTIYQARQMVVHGHIEVNGDKVDKPSFRVRPDDVITVRERSREKVPFQVAREGGYAGEGETPRYLQVNLKALAFRLDRDPNRKEIPVICDEQLVVEYYAR; encoded by the coding sequence GTGAACCAGAAGCGACCCAAGGTCAAGAAGTCGCGTGCCCTCGGCATTGCGCTGACCCCGAAGGCCGTCAAGTACTTCGAGGCCCGCCCCTACCCGCCGGGCGAGCACGGCCGTGGCCGCAAGCAGAACTCGGACTACAAGGTTCGTCTGCTGGAGAAGCAGCGTCTGCGCGCTCAGTACGACATCTCTGAGCGTCAGATGGCCCGCGCGTACGACCGCGCCAAGAAGGCCGAAGGCAAGACGGGCGAGGCGCTGGTCGTCGAGCTCGAGCGTCGCCTCGACGCCCTGGTCCTGCGTTCGGGCATCGCCCGCACCATCTACCAGGCTCGCCAGATGGTCGTTCACGGCCACATCGAGGTCAACGGCGACAAGGTCGACAAGCCGTCGTTCCGCGTCCGTCCGGACGACGTCATCACGGTGCGCGAGCGCAGCCGCGAGAAGGTTCCGTTCCAGGTTGCCCGTGAGGGTGGCTACGCAGGCGAGGGCGAAACCCCGCGTTACCTGCAGGTCAACCTGAAGGCCCTGGCCTTCCGCCTGGACCGCGACCCGAACCGCAAGGAAATCCCGGTCATCTGCGACGAGCAGCTCGTCGTCGAGTACTACGCCCGCTGA
- a CDS encoding ATP-binding protein, with translation MRQRPIPRRTPGNLPSDLSGFVGRGGELSELERLLDASRLVTVTGAGGVGKTRLVLAAARAASDAAAGPVGAGGSAEAAQERYCDGVWLAELASVRDPALLELTLAEALGLTDQTTRPLRTVLAEHLAERRLLLVLDGFEQLVDETADLVRDLLRRSPGLRVLAAGRRPLTLDGELSWPLAPLDPEEALALLLERTSAADPAFTVTESNRAVLAELCARLDGLPLALELAAGRLRTLSPEQVLSRLEDRFALLTGGSRGALPRHRALRTAIGWSHELCTTGERLLWARLSVFAGQFDLDAAEYVCAGPDLPVDSVLDLVGELLGQSLLVREETAAGVRYRMLESVRIYGAGWLESLGDARRLRRRHRDWYMGLATWCELDWFSPRQEEVAALVEAELPNLRLALECCLDEPEEVHLGQYLAGTLWFFWAGCGRLTEGRHWLDRTLEGDFGLAGSTGVEYESSRLKALWVLGYVAALQGDSVASMSALYECRDGAARGENPVAGAYAVHRMGCLALISDDMGRAGELLGSALERYREAGELNSNVLMCQVELAMALAFQGELAGALSLCREVRDICEERGERWTKAYALYVLAYAALDAGGTAEARRLLAECVAINHTFRDLVGLVLAVELLALVTVAEGHPAEAAVLQGAAEPLWDGVGMRLFGSGYFNAPRLMCQERAGELLGAERYASCARHGRTLPLEALIERALRGPEPAPVPAGPLPRPRGAAERTERAERPMAHPGAAGAKSRKPAGSPEGEPAG, from the coding sequence ATGCGACAAAGACCCATTCCACGAAGGACGCCGGGCAACCTTCCCTCGGACCTGAGCGGCTTTGTCGGGCGGGGCGGGGAGCTTTCCGAGCTGGAACGTCTGCTGGACGCGTCGCGGCTGGTCACGGTGACCGGCGCGGGCGGCGTGGGCAAGACCCGCCTGGTACTGGCGGCGGCCCGGGCGGCCTCCGACGCGGCGGCCGGTCCGGTCGGTGCGGGCGGGTCCGCCGAGGCGGCGCAGGAACGCTACTGCGACGGGGTGTGGCTGGCCGAGCTGGCCTCCGTACGGGATCCGGCGCTGCTGGAGCTGACGCTCGCCGAGGCGCTCGGGCTGACCGATCAGACCACCCGGCCGCTCCGGACGGTCCTCGCCGAACACCTGGCCGAGCGGCGGCTGCTGCTGGTCCTGGACGGCTTCGAGCAGCTGGTCGACGAGACCGCCGACCTGGTACGGGACCTCCTGCGCCGGTCCCCCGGCCTGCGCGTGCTCGCCGCCGGCCGGCGGCCGCTGACCCTCGACGGGGAGCTGTCCTGGCCGCTGGCTCCGCTGGATCCGGAAGAGGCCCTGGCGCTGCTGCTCGAGCGGACCTCCGCGGCCGATCCGGCCTTCACCGTGACGGAGTCCAACCGGGCGGTGCTGGCCGAGCTGTGCGCCCGCCTCGACGGCCTGCCGCTGGCGCTGGAGCTGGCGGCGGGCCGGCTGCGCACGCTGTCGCCGGAGCAGGTGCTGTCCCGGCTGGAGGACCGCTTCGCCCTGCTGACGGGCGGCTCGCGCGGGGCGCTGCCCCGGCACCGGGCGCTGCGCACGGCGATCGGCTGGAGCCACGAGCTGTGCACGACCGGGGAGCGGCTGCTGTGGGCGCGGCTCTCGGTGTTCGCCGGGCAGTTCGACCTGGACGCCGCCGAGTACGTGTGCGCGGGCCCGGACCTGCCGGTGGATTCGGTGCTGGATCTGGTCGGGGAGCTGTTGGGGCAGTCCCTGCTGGTCCGGGAGGAGACGGCGGCCGGGGTCCGGTACCGGATGCTGGAGAGCGTACGGATCTACGGGGCGGGCTGGCTGGAGTCACTGGGTGACGCCCGGCGGCTGCGGCGCCGGCACCGGGACTGGTACATGGGCCTGGCGACCTGGTGCGAGCTGGACTGGTTCAGCCCGCGCCAGGAGGAGGTGGCCGCGCTGGTGGAGGCGGAACTGCCGAACCTGCGGCTCGCGCTGGAGTGCTGCCTGGACGAGCCGGAGGAGGTCCACCTCGGCCAGTACCTGGCGGGCACCCTGTGGTTCTTCTGGGCCGGCTGCGGCCGGCTCACCGAGGGGCGGCACTGGCTGGACCGGACGCTGGAGGGCGACTTCGGGCTCGCCGGCTCGACGGGGGTGGAGTACGAGAGCTCCCGGCTGAAGGCGCTGTGGGTGCTCGGGTACGTCGCGGCCCTGCAGGGCGACTCGGTGGCCTCGATGAGCGCGCTGTACGAGTGCCGGGACGGGGCCGCGCGCGGCGAGAACCCGGTGGCGGGGGCGTACGCCGTGCACCGGATGGGCTGCCTGGCCCTGATCTCGGACGACATGGGCCGGGCCGGGGAACTGCTGGGCTCGGCGCTGGAGCGCTACCGGGAGGCCGGGGAGCTCAACAGCAACGTCCTGATGTGCCAGGTGGAGCTGGCGATGGCGCTGGCCTTCCAGGGTGAGCTGGCGGGCGCGCTCTCCCTGTGCCGGGAGGTGCGGGACATCTGCGAGGAGCGCGGGGAGCGCTGGACGAAGGCGTACGCCCTGTACGTCCTGGCGTACGCGGCGCTGGACGCCGGGGGCACGGCCGAGGCGCGGCGGCTGCTGGCCGAGTGCGTGGCCATCAACCACACGTTCCGCGACCTGGTGGGGCTGGTACTGGCGGTGGAACTGCTGGCGCTGGTCACGGTGGCCGAGGGTCATCCGGCGGAGGCCGCGGTCCTGCAGGGCGCGGCGGAGCCCCTGTGGGACGGGGTGGGGATGCGGCTGTTCGGCTCGGGGTACTTCAACGCCCCGCGGCTGATGTGCCAGGAGCGGGCGGGCGAACTCCTGGGCGCCGAGCGGTACGCGTCCTGCGCCCGGCACGGCCGGACCCTGCCGCTGGAGGCCCTGATCGAGCGCGCCCTGCGGGGACCGGAGCCGGCGCCCGTGCCGGCGGGCCCGCTGCCGAGGCCGCGCGGCGCCGCGGAGCGGACCGAGCGCGCCGAGCGGCCGATGGCGCACCCGGGGGCGGCGGGGGCGAAAAGCAGGAAACCCGCCGGCTCCCCCGAAGGGGAACCGGCGGGCTGA
- a CDS encoding DUF948 domain-containing protein: MSGGEVAGILVAVFWAILVSFLAVVLVRLAQVLRATTKLVADVTEQAVPLLAEASTTVRSARTQLDRVDAIASDVQEVTSNASALSSTVASTFGGPLVKVAAFGYGVRKALGKGGASAQDAPGKTSRRTVIVGRTVPSARRRKQKG, translated from the coding sequence GTGTCCGGTGGAGAGGTGGCCGGGATCCTCGTGGCGGTCTTCTGGGCCATCCTGGTCTCCTTCCTCGCCGTGGTGCTGGTGAGGCTGGCCCAGGTGCTCAGGGCGACCACCAAGCTGGTGGCCGACGTGACCGAGCAGGCCGTCCCGCTGCTCGCGGAGGCCTCCACCACCGTCCGCTCCGCCCGCACCCAGCTCGACCGGGTCGACGCCATCGCGAGCGACGTACAGGAAGTCACCTCCAACGCCTCCGCGCTGTCCTCCACCGTGGCCTCCACCTTCGGCGGCCCGCTCGTCAAGGTCGCGGCCTTCGGCTACGGCGTCCGCAAGGCGCTGGGCAAGGGCGGCGCGAGCGCGCAGGACGCGCCGGGCAAGACCTCCCGGCGGACCGTGATCGTCGGCCGTACGGTGCCGTCGGCCCGGCGCCGGAAGCAGAAGGGCTGA
- a CDS encoding DUF6167 family protein yields the protein MFRRAFWFTTGAAAGVWATTKVNRQLKKLTPESLAAQAADKAIEAGHRLKDFALDVKSGMSQREDELNDALGLHQDPDLPANVTALPGPRRLRAIEHDQTKNRFSKVTYNRNEDH from the coding sequence ATGTTCCGCCGAGCCTTCTGGTTCACCACCGGCGCGGCCGCCGGCGTGTGGGCCACCACCAAGGTCAACCGGCAGCTCAAGAAGCTGACGCCGGAGAGCCTCGCCGCCCAGGCCGCCGACAAGGCGATCGAGGCGGGACACCGCCTCAAGGACTTCGCCCTCGACGTCAAGTCGGGGATGTCGCAGCGCGAGGACGAGCTGAACGACGCACTGGGACTCCACCAGGATCCCGACCTGCCCGCCAACGTCACCGCCCTTCCCGGGCCGCGCCGGCTGCGGGCCATCGAGCACGACCAGACCAAGAACCGTTTTTCGAAGGTTACGTACAACCGGAATGAGGACCACTGA
- the alaS gene encoding alanine--tRNA ligase: protein MESAEIRRRWLSFFEERGHTVVPSASLIADDPTLLLVPAGMVPFKPYFLGEVKPPASTLTSVQKCVRTPDIEEVGKTTRHGTFFQMCGNFSFGDYFKEGAIKYAWELLTSSVADGGYGLEPEKLWITVYLDDDEAEAIWRDKVGVPQERIQRLGKKDNFWSMGVPGPCGPCSEINYDRGPEFGVEGGPAVNDERYVEIWNLVFMQYERGAGDGKEDFPILGDLPSKNIDTGLGLERLAMILQGVQNMYETDTLRVVMDKATELTGVQYGAAQGTDVSLRVVADHIRTSAMLIGDGVTPGNEGRGYVLRRIMRRAIRNMRLMGATGPVVQDLVNVVIETMGQQYPELVTDRKRIETVALAEEAAFLKAIKGGTNILDTAVTETKAAGGTVLAGDKAFLLHDTWGFPIDLTLEMAAEQGLAVDEPGFRRLMQEQRDRAKADARAKKTGHADMSAYREIADGSGATEFTGYATNQGESTIVGLLVNGVSAPAASEGDEVEVVLDRTPFYAEGGGQLADQGRIKLDSGAVIVVRDVQQPVPGVSVHKGSVQVGEVTVGASAYAAIDIQRRRAIARAHSATHLTHQALRDALGPTAAQAGSENSPGRFRFDFGSPNAVPGSVLTDVEHKINDVLSRELEVTAEIMSIDEAKKQGAIAEFGEKYGERVRVVTIGDFSKELCGGTHVGNTAQLGLVKLLGESSIGSGVRRVEALVGVDAYNFLAKEHTVVAQLQELVKGRAEELPEKVASMLGKLKDAEKEIEKFRAEKVLQAAAGLAAGAQDIKGVALVVGTVPDGTGADDLRKLVLDVRGRIPGDRPAVVALFTTANDRPLTVIATNEAARERGLKAGDLVRTAAKTLGGGGGGKPDVAQGGGQNPAAIPEAIAAVERLVVETA, encoded by the coding sequence ATGGAGTCGGCTGAAATCCGCCGCCGCTGGCTGAGCTTCTTCGAGGAGCGCGGTCACACCGTTGTCCCTTCGGCGTCGCTCATCGCGGACGACCCGACTCTGCTGCTGGTGCCCGCGGGCATGGTGCCGTTCAAGCCGTACTTCCTCGGCGAGGTCAAGCCGCCCGCGTCCACGCTCACCAGCGTGCAGAAGTGCGTCCGTACGCCGGACATCGAAGAGGTCGGCAAGACCACCCGCCACGGCACGTTCTTCCAGATGTGCGGCAACTTCTCCTTCGGGGACTACTTCAAGGAAGGCGCCATCAAGTACGCCTGGGAGCTGCTCACCAGCTCCGTGGCGGACGGTGGCTACGGCCTGGAGCCCGAGAAGCTCTGGATCACGGTCTACCTCGACGACGACGAGGCCGAGGCCATCTGGCGCGACAAGGTCGGCGTCCCGCAGGAGCGCATCCAGCGCCTGGGCAAGAAGGACAACTTCTGGTCCATGGGCGTCCCGGGCCCCTGCGGTCCCTGCTCGGAGATCAACTACGACCGCGGCCCCGAGTTCGGCGTCGAGGGCGGCCCCGCCGTCAACGACGAGCGCTACGTGGAGATCTGGAACCTGGTCTTCATGCAGTACGAGCGCGGCGCCGGCGACGGGAAGGAAGACTTCCCGATCCTCGGTGACCTGCCGTCGAAGAACATCGACACCGGTCTCGGCCTCGAACGCCTCGCCATGATCCTGCAGGGCGTACAGAACATGTACGAGACCGACACCCTGCGCGTGGTCATGGACAAGGCCACCGAGCTGACCGGCGTGCAGTACGGCGCCGCCCAGGGCACGGACGTCTCGCTGCGCGTGGTCGCCGACCACATCCGCACCTCCGCCATGCTCATCGGCGACGGCGTCACCCCCGGCAACGAGGGCCGCGGCTACGTGCTGCGCCGCATCATGCGCCGCGCCATCCGCAACATGCGCCTCATGGGCGCCACCGGCCCGGTCGTCCAGGACCTGGTCAACGTGGTCATCGAGACCATGGGGCAGCAGTACCCGGAGCTCGTGACCGACCGCAAGCGCATCGAGACCGTCGCGCTCGCCGAAGAGGCCGCCTTCCTCAAGGCCATCAAGGGCGGCACGAACATCCTCGACACCGCCGTGACCGAGACCAAGGCCGCCGGCGGCACGGTCCTGGCCGGCGACAAGGCGTTCCTGCTCCACGACACCTGGGGCTTCCCGATCGACCTCACCCTGGAGATGGCCGCCGAGCAGGGCCTCGCCGTGGACGAGCCCGGCTTCCGCCGCCTGATGCAGGAGCAGCGCGACCGCGCCAAGGCCGACGCCAGGGCCAAGAAGACCGGCCACGCGGACATGTCCGCCTACCGGGAGATCGCCGACGGCTCCGGCGCCACCGAGTTCACCGGCTACGCCACCAACCAGGGCGAGTCCACCATCGTCGGCCTGCTGGTCAACGGCGTCTCCGCGCCCGCCGCCTCCGAGGGCGACGAGGTCGAGGTCGTCCTCGACCGCACCCCCTTCTACGCCGAGGGCGGCGGCCAGCTCGCCGACCAGGGCCGCATCAAGCTCGACTCGGGCGCCGTCATCGTCGTCCGCGACGTGCAGCAGCCGGTCCCGGGCGTCTCCGTGCACAAGGGCTCCGTCCAGGTCGGCGAGGTGACGGTGGGCGCCTCCGCGTACGCCGCCATCGACATCCAGCGCCGCCGGGCCATCGCCCGCGCCCACTCGGCCACGCACCTGACCCACCAGGCCCTGCGCGACGCCCTCGGCCCGACGGCCGCCCAGGCCGGTTCCGAGAACTCGCCCGGCCGCTTCCGCTTCGACTTCGGCTCGCCGAACGCCGTGCCCGGCTCGGTCCTCACCGACGTCGAGCACAAGATCAACGACGTGCTCTCCCGCGAGCTCGAGGTCACCGCCGAGATCATGAGCATCGACGAGGCCAAGAAGCAGGGCGCCATCGCCGAGTTCGGCGAGAAGTACGGCGAGCGCGTGCGCGTCGTGACCATCGGCGACTTCTCCAAGGAGCTGTGCGGCGGCACGCACGTCGGCAACACCGCCCAGCTCGGCCTGGTGAAGCTGCTCGGAGAGTCCTCCATCGGCTCCGGCGTGCGCCGCGTCGAGGCCCTCGTCGGCGTGGACGCCTACAACTTCCTCGCCAAGGAGCACACGGTCGTCGCCCAGCTCCAGGAGCTGGTCAAGGGCCGCGCCGAGGAGCTCCCGGAGAAGGTCGCCTCCATGCTCGGCAAGCTGAAGGACGCCGAGAAGGAGATCGAGAAGTTCCGCGCGGAGAAGGTCCTCCAGGCCGCCGCCGGTCTCGCCGCGGGCGCCCAGGACATCAAGGGCGTGGCCCTCGTCGTGGGCACCGTCCCGGACGGCACCGGCGCCGACGACCTGCGCAAGCTGGTCCTCGACGTCCGTGGTCGCATCCCGGGCGACCGCCCGGCCGTCGTCGCCCTGTTCACCACGGCGAACGACCGCCCGCTGACCGTCATCGCCACCAACGAGGCCGCCCGCGAGCGCGGTCTCAAGGCCGGCGACCTGGTCCGTACAGCCGCCAAGACCCTCGGTGGCGGCGGTGGCGGCAAGCCGGACGTGGCCCAGGGCGGTGGCCAGAACCCGGCCGCCATCCCCGAGGCCATCGCCGCGGTCGAGCGCCTCGTCGTAGAGACGGCCTGA
- the ruvX gene encoding Holliday junction resolvase RuvX, with product MTLRRGRRLAIDVGDARIGVASCDPDGVLATPVETVPGRDIPFAHRRLRQLVAEYEPIEVVVGLPRSLSGREGPAAAKCRAFATELAKGIKPVTVRLVDERMTTVTAAQGLRASGKNAKKSRSVIDQAAAVVILQNALETERVSGNPPGECVEVVV from the coding sequence ATGACACTGCGCCGCGGCCGCCGTCTGGCCATCGATGTCGGTGACGCCCGGATCGGGGTCGCCTCGTGCGACCCCGACGGGGTGCTGGCCACACCGGTGGAAACCGTTCCGGGCCGGGACATCCCCTTCGCCCACCGGCGGCTGCGGCAGCTCGTCGCGGAGTACGAGCCCATCGAGGTGGTGGTCGGTCTGCCCCGCTCGCTCAGCGGGCGGGAAGGGCCGGCCGCGGCCAAGTGCCGCGCCTTCGCCACGGAACTCGCCAAGGGCATCAAGCCCGTGACGGTGCGTCTGGTGGACGAGCGGATGACCACGGTCACCGCCGCCCAGGGGCTGCGGGCCTCGGGGAAGAACGCCAAGAAGAGCCGGTCGGTCATCGACCAGGCGGCCGCCGTGGTGATCCTTCAGAACGCTCTGGAGACCGAACGGGTATCAGGTAATCCGCCCGGTGAGTGCGTCGAAGTGGTTGTCTGA
- the mltG gene encoding endolytic transglycosylase MltG produces MTEYGRGPGPEPWHPEDPQYGDQGWTGHEAQQGQMPYVAGPQQYQQEPQPQQAYYPQQQGQYPQGQQMPYQQQQQQQEQQHYQQQQVQYPQHPQQHPEYPQHQQQQQTYGGQGQGQVWDTGQNQVWDTGQGQYAAVPQAADPYAGADPYAQQQSSGYPGEAPDLYGTPEAFPPPRPPGMRHLQTEEPWQEEEDAAADSFLAGGGDAGDDDDGDGDDGGRGGRRSGRSGGKPKKRSGMACLIAAVVIIGVLGGGGYYGYDYLKSKFGAAEDFAGEGIDETVDVEIPKGAGLGQMGRILKEAGVVKSAQAFVDAAGNNPKGQSIQPGIYPLKKKMSAAAAVTVMTDPSKLHVLTISEGMRNSTVYDAIDKKLEKAPGTTKGIALKQAKSLGLPAWANNDKNIIDPLEGFLYPMRYDLSKDSTPESLLKQMVKNATDKYTELGVEGKAKELGLSNPLQVITVASLVNAEGKNHDDFRKMSEVVYNRLKKTNDVTNQKIEFDSTYNYVKNQSEINFNLTEAKAFVNPYNTHNVKGLPPGPIGNPGLDALTATLSPDHGGWMFFVSVDGNTTTFTKTYDEHLKLVAEFQERQKQKNGG; encoded by the coding sequence ATGACTGAGTATGGCCGGGGCCCTGGCCCCGAACCGTGGCACCCCGAGGACCCGCAGTACGGGGACCAGGGGTGGACCGGGCACGAGGCCCAGCAGGGTCAGATGCCCTATGTCGCAGGCCCGCAGCAGTACCAGCAGGAGCCTCAGCCCCAGCAGGCCTACTACCCGCAGCAGCAGGGTCAGTACCCCCAGGGCCAGCAGATGCCGTACCAGCAGCAACAGCAGCAACAAGAGCAGCAGCACTACCAGCAGCAGCAGGTGCAGTATCCCCAGCACCCGCAGCAGCACCCCGAGTACCCGCAGCACCAGCAGCAACAGCAGACGTACGGGGGCCAGGGCCAGGGTCAGGTCTGGGACACGGGCCAGAACCAGGTATGGGACACCGGCCAGGGCCAGTACGCCGCGGTCCCGCAGGCCGCAGACCCCTACGCGGGCGCGGATCCGTACGCGCAGCAGCAGTCGAGCGGCTACCCCGGCGAGGCGCCCGACCTCTACGGCACCCCCGAGGCCTTCCCGCCGCCGCGGCCCCCGGGCATGCGGCACCTGCAGACCGAGGAGCCCTGGCAGGAAGAAGAGGACGCCGCGGCGGACTCCTTCCTCGCGGGCGGCGGTGACGCCGGGGACGACGACGACGGTGACGGCGACGACGGCGGGCGCGGCGGCCGCCGGTCGGGCCGATCCGGCGGCAAACCGAAGAAGCGCAGCGGCATGGCCTGCCTCATCGCGGCCGTGGTCATCATCGGCGTGCTCGGCGGTGGCGGCTACTACGGCTACGACTACCTGAAGAGCAAGTTCGGCGCGGCCGAGGACTTCGCGGGCGAAGGCATCGACGAGACCGTCGACGTGGAGATCCCCAAGGGCGCGGGGCTGGGCCAGATGGGCCGCATCCTGAAGGAAGCGGGCGTGGTCAAGAGCGCCCAGGCCTTCGTGGACGCCGCGGGCAACAATCCCAAGGGCCAGTCGATCCAGCCCGGCATCTATCCGCTCAAGAAGAAGATGTCGGCCGCGGCCGCGGTCACGGTCATGACCGACCCCTCCAAGCTGCACGTGCTCACGATCTCCGAGGGCATGCGCAACAGCACGGTCTACGACGCGATCGACAAGAAGCTCGAGAAGGCGCCGGGCACCACCAAGGGCATCGCCCTCAAGCAGGCCAAGAGCCTCGGCCTGCCGGCGTGGGCGAACAACGACAAGAACATCATCGATCCCCTCGAGGGCTTCCTCTACCCGATGCGCTACGACCTGAGCAAGGACAGCACCCCCGAGTCCCTGCTCAAGCAGATGGTCAAGAACGCGACGGACAAGTACACGGAGCTCGGGGTCGAGGGCAAGGCCAAGGAACTGGGCCTGAGCAACCCGCTCCAGGTGATCACGGTCGCCAGTCTCGTCAACGCCGAGGGCAAGAACCACGACGACTTCCGGAAGATGTCGGAGGTGGTCTACAACCGCCTCAAGAAGACCAACGACGTCACCAACCAGAAGATCGAGTTCGACTCGACGTACAACTACGTCAAGAACCAGAGCGAGATCAACTTCAACCTCACGGAGGCCAAGGCCTTCGTCAACCCGTACAACACGCACAACGTCAAGGGGCTGCCGCCCGGCCCGATCGGGAACCCCGGTCTGGACGCGCTGACCGCTACGCTCAGCCCGGACCACGGAGGCTGGATGTTCTTCGTGTCGGTCGACGGCAACACGACGACCTTCACCAAGACGTACGACGAGCACCTCAAGCTCGTCGCCGAGTTCCAGGAACGGCAGAAGCAGAAGAACGGCGGGTAG
- a CDS encoding shikimate dehydrogenase, with product MSRIRAAVLGSPIEHSLSPVLHRAAYQELGLGDRSYDRFEIDEAALPGFMARLGPEWAGLSLTMPLKRAIIPLLDGISDTAASVETVNTVVFTEDGRKVGDNTDIPGLLAALDEQGVQKVESAAVLGAGATASSALAALARICTGEVTAYVRSEARAAEMRAWGERLGVEVRTADWSRAAEALDAPLVIATTPAGATDELAASVPAAPGTLFDVLYDPWPTPLAGAWTHGGGKLLGGLDLLVHQAVLQVELMTGCPIAPLAAMRAAGEAALRARH from the coding sequence ATGTCACGGATACGGGCCGCGGTGCTGGGTTCTCCCATCGAGCACTCCCTCTCACCGGTGCTGCACCGCGCCGCGTACCAGGAGCTCGGCCTCGGGGACCGGTCGTACGACCGCTTCGAGATCGACGAGGCCGCGCTCCCCGGCTTCATGGCACGGCTCGGCCCCGAGTGGGCCGGGCTGTCGCTGACCATGCCGCTCAAGCGGGCGATCATCCCGCTGCTCGACGGGATCAGCGACACGGCCGCCTCCGTGGAGACGGTCAACACCGTCGTCTTCACCGAGGACGGCCGCAAGGTCGGGGACAACACCGACATCCCCGGCCTGCTCGCCGCGCTCGACGAGCAGGGCGTCCAGAAGGTGGAGTCCGCCGCCGTCCTTGGCGCGGGCGCCACCGCCTCCTCGGCGCTCGCCGCGCTGGCCCGGATCTGCACCGGCGAGGTGACCGCCTACGTGCGCTCCGAGGCCCGGGCCGCGGAAATGCGCGCGTGGGGCGAGCGGCTCGGCGTGGAGGTCCGTACGGCCGACTGGTCGCGGGCGGCCGAGGCGCTGGACGCGCCGCTGGTCATCGCCACCACCCCGGCCGGCGCCACCGACGAGCTGGCCGCCTCCGTGCCCGCCGCTCCGGGCACCCTCTTCGACGTCCTGTACGACCCCTGGCCCACGCCCCTGGCCGGGGCCTGGACGCACGGCGGCGGCAAGCTCCTCGGCGGCCTCGACCTCCTGGTCCACCAGGCGGTCCTCCAGGTCGAGCTGATGACCGGCTGTCCCATCGCTCCGCTCGCGGCCATGCGCGCCGCGGGCGAGGCGGCCCTGCGGGCCCGCCACTGA